The Oreochromis niloticus isolate F11D_XX linkage group LG15, O_niloticus_UMD_NMBU, whole genome shotgun sequence genome includes a region encoding these proteins:
- the gje1a gene encoding gap junction epsilon-1 protein isoform X1 produces MNNTPPGLRLLRPPTVIGQFHTLFFGSVRMFFLGVLGFAVYGNEALHFSCDPDRRELNLYCYNQFRPITPQVFWALQLVTVLVPGAVFHLYAACKNIDQEEILERPIYTVFYIISVLLRIILEVIAFWLQSHLFGFQVHPLYMCDASALEKAFNVTKCMVPEHFEKTIFLSAMYTFTVITILLCIAEIFEILCRRLGYLNNQ; encoded by the exons ATGAACAACACGCCGCCAGGATTACGGTTG ctCAGGCCTCCTACAGTTATAGGCCAGTTCCACACCTTGTTTTTCGGCTCCGTGCGGATGTTCTTCCTGGGCGTCCTTGGCTTTGCCGTCTATGGGAATGAGGCGCTGCACTTCAGCTGCGACCCCGACCGCCGAGAACTCAACCTTTACTGCTACAACCAGTTTAGGCCCATAACACCGCAG GTCTTCTGGGCATTACAGCTGGTAACAGTCCTGGTTCCTGGAGCAGTATTCCACCTTTATGCCGCTTGTAAGAACATAGACCAGGAGGAGATCCTCGAGCGACCCATCTACACAGTCTTCTACATCATTTCTGTTCTCCTGCGCATCATTTTGGAAGTCATCGCCTTCTGGCTACAAAGTCATCTCTTCGGCTTTCAG GTTCACCCACTGTACATGTGTGATGCCAGTGCTTTGGAAAAGGCTTTTAATGTGACAAAGTGCATGGTACCCGAACACTTTGAGAAAACCATCTTCCTCAGTGCCATGTACACCTTCACCGTAATCACCATACTTCTCTGTATTGCCGAGATATTTGAAATACTCTGCCGACGGCTGGGCTATCTCAATAATCAGTGA
- the gje1a gene encoding gap junction epsilon-1 protein isoform X2: MLFHKYLECRLRPPTVIGQFHTLFFGSVRMFFLGVLGFAVYGNEALHFSCDPDRRELNLYCYNQFRPITPQVFWALQLVTVLVPGAVFHLYAACKNIDQEEILERPIYTVFYIISVLLRIILEVIAFWLQSHLFGFQVHPLYMCDASALEKAFNVTKCMVPEHFEKTIFLSAMYTFTVITILLCIAEIFEILCRRLGYLNNQ, translated from the exons ATGCTCTTCCACAAATATTTGGAGTGCAGG ctCAGGCCTCCTACAGTTATAGGCCAGTTCCACACCTTGTTTTTCGGCTCCGTGCGGATGTTCTTCCTGGGCGTCCTTGGCTTTGCCGTCTATGGGAATGAGGCGCTGCACTTCAGCTGCGACCCCGACCGCCGAGAACTCAACCTTTACTGCTACAACCAGTTTAGGCCCATAACACCGCAG GTCTTCTGGGCATTACAGCTGGTAACAGTCCTGGTTCCTGGAGCAGTATTCCACCTTTATGCCGCTTGTAAGAACATAGACCAGGAGGAGATCCTCGAGCGACCCATCTACACAGTCTTCTACATCATTTCTGTTCTCCTGCGCATCATTTTGGAAGTCATCGCCTTCTGGCTACAAAGTCATCTCTTCGGCTTTCAG GTTCACCCACTGTACATGTGTGATGCCAGTGCTTTGGAAAAGGCTTTTAATGTGACAAAGTGCATGGTACCCGAACACTTTGAGAAAACCATCTTCCTCAGTGCCATGTACACCTTCACCGTAATCACCATACTTCTCTGTATTGCCGAGATATTTGAAATACTCTGCCGACGGCTGGGCTATCTCAATAATCAGTGA
- the gje1a gene encoding gap junction epsilon-1 protein isoform X3, translated as MFFLGVLGFAVYGNEALHFSCDPDRRELNLYCYNQFRPITPQVFWALQLVTVLVPGAVFHLYAACKNIDQEEILERPIYTVFYIISVLLRIILEVIAFWLQSHLFGFQVHPLYMCDASALEKAFNVTKCMVPEHFEKTIFLSAMYTFTVITILLCIAEIFEILCRRLGYLNNQ; from the exons ATGTTCTTCCTGGGCGTCCTTGGCTTTGCCGTCTATGGGAATGAGGCGCTGCACTTCAGCTGCGACCCCGACCGCCGAGAACTCAACCTTTACTGCTACAACCAGTTTAGGCCCATAACACCGCAG GTCTTCTGGGCATTACAGCTGGTAACAGTCCTGGTTCCTGGAGCAGTATTCCACCTTTATGCCGCTTGTAAGAACATAGACCAGGAGGAGATCCTCGAGCGACCCATCTACACAGTCTTCTACATCATTTCTGTTCTCCTGCGCATCATTTTGGAAGTCATCGCCTTCTGGCTACAAAGTCATCTCTTCGGCTTTCAG GTTCACCCACTGTACATGTGTGATGCCAGTGCTTTGGAAAAGGCTTTTAATGTGACAAAGTGCATGGTACCCGAACACTTTGAGAAAACCATCTTCCTCAGTGCCATGTACACCTTCACCGTAATCACCATACTTCTCTGTATTGCCGAGATATTTGAAATACTCTGCCGACGGCTGGGCTATCTCAATAATCAGTGA